TTGCCGCGGTCCTTCGCCGGCACGATTTCGAAATTGCCCTTGGTATTGCGGACAAAATCGACTTCGGTGTTCGGCATGAACCCGCCTTCTTCGCGGACCCGCGCCGGGATCGTGACTTGGCCTTTGCTGGTGATGCGCATGGCGATTTCCTTTTCTTACCTGCCAAAGTAATACTATCGCGGCAAACGGACAAACGCGGCACCTCATGACCAGCGCAAAAATTCCGGCCTTCCTCGAACATATCTGGGAAGACGACATTCTCCCCACGCTGACCGACTACATCCGCATCCCCAACAAGTCGCCGCATTTCGATCCCGACTGGGAGGTGCACGGCCACATGGAGCGTGCCGTCGCCCTGTTCGAAGCCTGGGCCCACAAGAAGCTCGGCAAGATCGCGGGCGCCGCGCTGGAGGTGGTGCGCCTCAAGGGCCGCACGCCGCTGATCTTCATGGAGATCCCGGGCGAGGCGAAAGGCACGGTGCTGCTCTACGGCCATCTCGACAAGCAGCCGGAGATGAAGGGCTGGACCGAAGGCACCGGGCCGTGGACCCCCGTCACCAAGGACGACAAGCTCTATGGCCGCGGCGGCGCCGATGACGGCTATGCGATGTTCGCCTCGCTGGCGGCGATCCTGTCCCTGCGCGAAGAGGGCAAGGCGCATGCGCGCTGCGTGATCTGCATCGAGGCCTGCGAGGAATCCGGCTCCTACGACCTGCCTTTCTATATCGATCATCTCGCAGACCGCATCGGCACGCCCGACCTCGTCGTCTGCCTCGACTCGGGCTGCGGCAATTACGACCAGCTCTGGCTCACGACGTCGCTGCGCGGCATCGCGATGGGCAATCTCACCGTGCGGGTCC
The nucleotide sequence above comes from Rhizomicrobium sp.. Encoded proteins:
- a CDS encoding AbrB/MazE/SpoVT family DNA-binding domain-containing protein, encoding MRITSKGQVTIPARVREEGGFMPNTEVDFVRNTKGNFEIVPAKDRGKAKSRGEKLIEQMKKGPRITGMTTEQIMKLTRG